The Candidatus Marinimicrobia bacterium CG08_land_8_20_14_0_20_45_22 genome includes the window TTTAGTTGCAGAAGAGCCGACCATGGCTCATCGCGGTCGAGATTTTCGATGTTTGGGCTGTGAAGTTGGAGAACATCGAGTGCCTCGAATCCGAGCCGTTTCAGACTTTGCTCCGCCGCAAAAATGATGTAATTCTTGTCTGTGTTTTGGCGAATCGGTCCATAACCAGCGTCGTCTTCTGCCTTCGCGTGATAAAAGTCGTTGCCTGCTTTGGTGGAAACGATGACCCGACCTTTGCCGCGTTCTTTCAATACTCCGCCGATCAATTCTTCGGAGTGACCGTAGCCATAATTATCGGCAGTATCGATCAATGTGACGCCGGAATCAAGCGCTTTTCGTAAGGCATTTCGGGAAACGTCGTCATCCGTTTTGCCCCAATTGAGGCCGCCGATCGCCCATGCGCCGAATCCGATCGACGAAACGGTTGGTCCTTTTTTTCCAAGTTTTACATATTGCATGAACAGTTACCTCCTTGGGTTAGGAATTACGGTTTCGTTCCCAAATCAGCCGAATGCCTTTCAATGTCAGCAAACGGTCGGTATGTGTGATGATTTTGGAATGATGCGTAATCTCGTCGCAAAAACCGCCGGTGATTAGAATCGAAAGCGAATCGACAGCCATTTCCGAGCGGATTCGCTCAATCATTCCTTCGATCATAGCGATATGCCCGATGAAAATGCCGCTTTGCATGTGTTCGCGGGTATTTTTACCGATGATATGCTCCGGAGCGGTAATTTCAACACCGTAGAGTTGGGCGGCTTTTTGAACGAGGTTGGTTGCGGCTATGACCAATCCGGGTGCGATTGCTCCGCCAATGTAATTGCCATTCGCATCGAGAACGTCAAAAGTCGTCGCAGTGCCGACATCGATCACAACAAGCGGACAAGAAAGAAGTGCTTTGGCGGCGACAATGTCGCATAACCGGTCGGCTCCCAGTTGGTTGGGTTCATCGACGAGCAATTTTAAGCCGAGGTCTAAAGTTGGAGCAACGATCATCGCTTCCACTTTCAGATATTTCGTTGTCATTTCTTTAAATGTTTGCGTCAGATCTGGAACGACGGAAGCGATGACAATGGCTTCTACTCGCCGAATATCATATTGCGCATCGCGACAGAGAAGATTAATGTCAAGCCAATATTCATCGCAGGTACGCGAGTGCGACGTGTTCAATCGCCAGAAATTCAACAGATTTTTACCCTCAAATACACCGAACGTGATGTTCGTATTGCCAATATCCGCAACAAGAATCATGATAATGTCTCCTTTTCGATCGAAACTTCAGCGGCATGAAATGTGCGATCGCCGGTTTCCGTTTTAAGAATCAGCGCGCCTATAGGCGAAACATCCTGGAAAATTCCTTCGTAGCGGTTAAAATCGTCGGTGACGACAATTTTTCCCCCGATGTACGGACAGTAGTGTTTCCATTTGGTCATAATCGCATCAGC containing:
- a CDS encoding pantothenate kinase, coding for MILVADIGNTNITFGVFEGKNLLNFWRLNTSHSRTCDEYWLDINLLCRDAQYDIRRVEAIVIASVVPDLTQTFKEMTTKYLKVEAMIVAPTLDLGLKLLVDEPNQLGADRLCDIVAAKALLSCPLVVIDVGTATTFDVLDANGNYIGGAIAPGLVIAATNLVQKAAQLYGVEITAPEHIIGKNTREHMQSGIFIGHIAMIEGMIERIRSEMAVDSLSILITGGFCDEITHHSKIITHTDRLLTLKGIRLIWERNRNS